The nucleotide window ATGGCAGATTGAGCTTTTCAGCGGCCGCGTGGTACATATCTTCATAAGGCTTGGCGCGCCCGTCCGGCCCGGCACGCAGGATAAATTTAAAATATTTATCCAGGCCAAACAGGTGAGGTTCCGCATTACCGTTGGTGATCGCCACCAGCGGGATACGCTCTGCCAGCGCCGCCAGCGTAACGTGCGTCTCTTCCGGCACCTCAATTTTGCTGCGCCAGTGGGCGAAGTTTGCCATCACTGCCCGGGAACCTTCATCAGCCTCACGGGCAGTGAGTCCCGCTTTCAGCATCACCAGCTCCACCGCACGCCGGCGCCATTCACTGACGTCATGGTAGATCTCCGGCTCCTGCTCGCGCAGGCTGTCGCGCAGCTGCTGATAGTGTTCAACGCTGAATTCATTCAGGGCCGGATGGTAAGACTGAAGAAACGCATGGGACTCTTTGGTGGTACGCAGGATCACCGGATGGTTATCGTACAGCGTGTCGTCCAGGTCAAAAGTCATCGCTGCCACAGGGCGCAGCGGTCGGTAAAAGTGCATCACGATTTTCCTCGTTTGGCACGGGGATGGGCAGCATCGTAAACCGACGCCAGGTGCTGGAAGTCAAGATGGGTATAAATTTGCGTGGTGGTGAGATTTGCATGGCCAAGCAGCTCCTGAACCGCACGCAGGTCACCGCTCGACTCCAGCATATGCGTGGCAAAGGAGTGGCGAAGCTTATGCGGATGGATATGGCTGGAGACGCCCTGCTTCACGCCCCACTCGGCAAACCGTTTCTGTACGTTGCGGGCCGACATGCGTTTGCCCTGCTTTGACAGAAACACCGCCTGGTCCTCTGGCGCAAACAGCTCGCGCATCGCCAGCCAGTGCTCCATCCACTGCACGGCGGTGCGGCCTATCGGCAGACGCCGCTCTTTACTGCCTTTCCCCACTACCCAGACTTCGCCAGAGGCTAAATCCAGATGGCCGGTATCAATTCCGACCAGCTCGGAGAGACGCAAGCCGGCACCGTACATGATCTCCAGCATGGCGCGATCGCGCACTGCCAGCGGATCGTTTAAGTCGATATCCAGCAGGCGGCTGACTTCATCCACGTCAATATTTTTGGGCAGATGGCGCGGCGCGCGCGGCGTCGCCACCCCTTTGGCGGGATTGGCCTTAAGAACGCCCTGGCTGATTTGCCAGTCGAGGAAGCTGCGCAACGCCGAAAGGCGCAAGGCCAGGCTGGCGGGTTTCAGACCACCGCGGCGGCTTTTTGCCGCCAGTGACCGGACCTGAGCAGCATCCAGCTTATCCCAGGCAGAGAGATTCATTTCGCCAAGCAACGCAATGCAGGCAGAGAGCTGCCGCTGATAGTTGGTCTGCGTAAGCGGGCTGAGCTGCCGCTCCACCTTCAGGTAGCGCAGGAAGCCCTCTACGGCAGGCAGGAGCGGCGAGTCGCTACTCATGCGCGTTCAATCCAGCGCGTCAGGAGTTCAGGTAACATCAGGGACAAATGCTGCAACAGCACGGTGCCCATTCCTGACTGATAGTGCTGGCTGTCGCGGCTACTGAAAATCAGCACGCCCAGGTCGCCCTGCTCGCCCATCAGTGACATGGCGACCGAGCCGATCGCTTTGGCCTGAGGCAGCAGTAAAAGCAGCTCGGGACCGTTAAGGTTGCCCAGATAATGCTGCTGTTTGCCCAGGCGCTGAATACGCACCGCCTCAAAAGCAGGACGGGAAAGCGCCAGCTGAGTAAAGTCCGAAGGTGCGCCGATGCGCCATTTTTCACTGAACAGACGCACATTCGCCCCCGCCAGACCAAGCTCTCTCGCCCAGCGGTGCAGCCGGTTAAGCATATCGTGCAGGCTGTCGGCAGAAGCCAGGCGCGCCTGCAAAGATAACAGGCGAGCGAACAGCTGCTGGTTGGCGCTGGCCTGCTCCATCAGCAGGGTGATCTCTTCTTCCAACTGGGTGATGTGGTTGCGCTGGCGAGCCAGCTGCCACTCAACCAGAGAAACCGTGCCGCGGACGGGGTGCGGCACCAGCATCTGTTCGACCTGGCGGGCATTGCGGATAAAGAAGTCCGGATTTTGCAGCAGGAAGTCGCTGACGGCCCGATCGTCCAGCAGCTCGCCGATCGCCTGTTGTTCTCCGACATTTTTCATAAATGGATAAATCCGTCATAAACGTGGGTGGCAGGTCCGGTCATATACAGCGGGTGGCCCGGGCCTTTCCAGGCAATGTTCAAGCTGCCGCCAGGCAGGTCGACACGGACTTTTTCCGCCAGCAGCGCCTGCTGAATACCTACCGCAACGGCGGCACATGCCCCGCTGCCGCAGGCCTGAGTTTCTCCCGCGCCACGTTCATAAACGCGCAGGCGAATATGTTCGCGGCTCACGATCTCCATAAAGCCGACGTTGACCCGCTCCGGGAAACGCTCGTGGCTTTCCAGCACCGGCCCCAGGCTCTCTACGACGGCGGTTTTCACATTCTCTACGGTCAGTACGCAGTGCGGGTTGCCCATTGATACCACGCCGCACATGATCGTCTGTTCCGCCGCGCGCATCAGGTAGAGGTTTTCCGCTTTGTTGGCGCGGAAAGGAACCTGCTGCGGTTCAAAATTGGGCTCGCCCATATTGACGCAGACCAGTTCATCCTGCGTCACGCTGAGCACCATACGGCCCGTTTGTGTACTGACGCGGATATCGCTCTTGTTGGTCAGCCCTTTCAGCCGCACGAAACGGGCGAAACAGCGCGCGCCGTTACCGCACTGGGCAACTTCACTGCCATCGGCATTGAAGATACGGTAATGAAAGTCGAGATCGGGATCGTAGGGCGGCTCAACGATCAGCAGCTGATCGAAGCCGATCCCCAGATGACGATCTGCCAGACGCCGGATCAATTCTGGAGAGAAATAGACGTTTTGCGTCACGGCGTCGACAACCATAAAGTCATTGCCCAGACCGTGCATTTTGGAGAACTGCATTTTTGGCTCCAACGAGTGCGTCATAATTTACTGAGCCGATGGCGTTTCCGCTTCAGTGGTCGAGGTTCCGCTCTCTGTGCCATTCTGAGAAGAGATCGTGGCTGAGCTCTGATTTGTTGAGGTACCGGACGCCGTACCGCTGTTCTGGTCGGTTGAGGTTGATTCGACAGAGGAACGATCGGTGGAGGAAGCCTGGTCACTGCTGTCAGTTGTTTGCTGCTTTGGCTGTTCCTGCGGCGGGAAGTACAAAGGTCCTTTCAGTCCGCAACCTGCCAGGCTGGCCACAGCCAGTACCAGCGCCATCCGGCAAATCATTTTGTTCATGCTTATTCTGCTCGTTATCGGTGCCTGTTGATTGCCTATCATCGCAGGTGAAGTGCCAAAAGCAACAGGAAAAGCACTCTTAATGCGGCGGAAGCCATTCCGCCAAAGCATGCATATCGCGGCGGAAGGCGTTCCGTCAAAGCACTCTTATCGCGGCAGAGCATCAATGCATTTGATAGCGCTGAGCGTAGTCGCCGTTGGCATCGTAATCCGGGACGGTGGCGCAAAGCTGGGCCAGCGTCTGGCTACGGAAAGGAATAACCTGGAAACGGTTATCAACGTTCACAATCTGATAGAACTGCGGCAAATTGAAATTGATAAAGCTGGAACCATAGGTAAAACGGTCATGCGAAGAGGAGTAGAAGCGGCTGACGTCACGCACAAGCTCCTCTTTACTGCCTTCACAGTGGTGATAGATCTCTACCCGGTTGGTTTCATCCAGAATATAGATATTGAAGCCGCGATCGTCTTTGGTATCTTCAAAGAAGAACTGAATAAGCCCTTCACTGGCATAGCCGTTCACTACCGCAGGCAGGCGAGACTGGTCAGTTTCCACCTTGATCGACAAACCGTGCAGTTTGTTATTAGAGATAGCTCCGTAGAACTCCACGGCGTTTTCCAGCTTCTGTACAGAGACGCTGAGGCGCTCAAAGAACAGCCCCCAGGTTTGCCCCGCAACGCGGACGGCCTTGAAACGCCCCGGTTCCTGACGCGTACTGGAGAGGCGCAGCTCAATACATTCTGAAACCAGCTGCTGAACGCGGGTGCGGATCAACCCACGCAGATGCTGGCTGTAGCAGAACACCTCAACGGAATCTGGCGGGGCGGCATCCTGATGCATTTTGCCGAGGATCGTTTTCAGCCCTTCAATCATCGCCTGCTCGCCGTTGAAATGCAGCGTTCGCACCTCATTCCACGAGTTGCGATAGAGCAGATCGATACTGCCAATCAGGCATTGCTGCTGCTGACCAAAGCTGAACACATCCAGCTTGCGGAAATCAAAATGCACCACCTGATTACGGAAGGCGGCCGTCGGGTCATATTCCAGGTTGACGATAATCGCCAGATGACGAATTTCACACGGGCTGTAGAGCGCTTTCGGCGTGGGGGAAGGCACACGCAGCGGGAAATGGTGTGAGACATCCGCCACCAGCTCCTGCAGCCGGGCCAGATCGCAGGTCTCATTGCCTTTAATATGCAGATGCGTTTTGCTGGTCAACAGGCCGTTGAACCATGCCCAGGCCACCAGCTTGTTGAGATAACGGTTATATTCCAGCGGCTGATGGCTGATAATCGACTGCATATCGGGCGACTGGTTATAGAGATACCAGCCGGCGCGGTTAGCGCGCCCGTGCGGAACATGAATAAAGGTCAGATGAGACTCAGAGAGATCGGGTGAAATCTGTGGGTTCACCAGGGTCACTTTACCCGGCAGCGCTTCAAATGCCGCATAGAGCTTACGGGTCAACACGCCAATATCCTGCGGGCTGGCGCTGACGCTCAGGTTATTGCGGCGGGCAAAACGGATCAGGTTACGATAACTCTGCATCATCGCATCCAGCAGTTCATTGTGCGCTTCCCGTACGCGACCAATCTTCCAGTCCGCGCGGCTGTCCAGAATGGTAAGACGCTCGGCATCCCAGCCCCACTCCGTCACCAGTTGGTTAAGAATTTCACGCCGCCAGCCTGAGTTTTCGGTCTCTACCGAGAGCTTTTCACACACTTTCAGATAGAAACAGCGGCGAACCAGGTCAAGCCGCGCATGGTCATCAATGCTGGTGAGATAGTGCGTCACCCTTTCCAGCATCATGCAATAAGGGTCGAGGCCGTAAGAGACGATTTCACCATCATGCAGGCGCTGTTTAATATCCATCGCCAGCAATTTAGTGCTGGGGTATTCCCAGGAGTACGCTTCAAGCAGCAGCGTTTTAAGCACTGCTTTGTAAGGCGAGTCGATACTTTTATAGAGCTGCCACAGGCTGGCGCCAAAGTACTCTTCCGCAGAGAGCGTATCCAGGCCGCCGAGGTCAAGCCACTCATTCGGGGTCAGTACACCCTTTTGGTAGAGTGACATAACGTAGTCGTCGTAGTGCTCCTCTTCCTCGCCCGGCACCATATTCCACAGAATACGCTTACCGGCGAGCCGGACGGCGGTGCGGTAAAATTCATCCAGTAACAGGATATGCTGCGTTGAACCGCAGTCCTCGCCACCGAGGCTGCCGCTTTCGTTATGGCGGAAGCGATTTTCATCAATCAGGAAAAAGCTCGCTTCCACGCCCATCGCCGCACACCATTTTTGCAGCAGGATGCATTTTTTCTGCAGCGCCAGCCGCTCTTCATTATCCAGCCAGGACTGGTGACAGACCCAGATATCCAGGTCAGAGGTCAGGTTTTGCCCTACGGAAGAGGTGCTGCCCATGGAGTAGACGCCGGTGATCGGCAGTTCTCCCTGGGGAGGTGTGGCCGCAAAGTATCCAGATTTTTGTTCTAAATCAGTAAGATAATCAGACTGGCTTTCATCAGGCGTGTAAAAGCTGATGCCATGTGGAACGTTACCTTCAAGGTAACCCGGCATCAGCGGATGATGATAATGTAATAAGGTTGGCAGCAGACTGTAAACCTGTTGGAACGATGGTCCCATGGCAGCCAGAGCGCGATCGACGCGCAGCTGGTTGATGGCATCCAGTCTCTGTTTCAGTGTCTCTATGTAGAGGTACAAGACGTCTCGCCTGATTGTCCCAGTGCTGATAAAAAAACCCTGTTTCCCAAATCCGCCGCTTGATTTGAATATAATCGTGCGAATTATTGCTGGAAACGTGATCAATCTAACACCTGGCAGATTGACCGTAAAGAAAGTTGCGCTACACAACAGTTTAGCACGTTTTACGATCGCCCGACTTTTCGATCCCTCAGCCTGCCTTCTTCCTGCCGTTAAAAACCGTGGAAACTGACAGCATTCCCGTATCAATGATAGGATAATCAATGAACGATAAAAACGGTAAGAAGCATGTTAGACAAAATTTTAAGAATTGCCACCAGGCAAAGTCCGCTTGCACTCTGGCAGGCACATTATGTTCAGCAGCGTCTGATGGCTTGCCATCCGGGGCTGCGCGTCGAACTGGTCCCGATGGTCACCAAGGGTGATGTGATCCTGGACACGCCGCTGGCGAAGGTCGGCGGCAAGGGATTATTTGTCAAAGAGCTGGAACAGGCGATGCTCTCCGATCGCGCAGATATCGCCGTTCATTCAATGAAAGACGTGCCGATTGAGTTCCCTGAAGGGCTGGGGCTGGTCACTATCTGCGAGCGGGAAGATCCGCTTGATGCCTTTGTTTCTAATCAGTTCGATTCGGTAGACGCTCTGCCTCAGGGTGCCGTGGTCGGTACTTCAAGCCTGCGTCGTCAGTGTCAGCTCAGCGCCCGTCGCCCGGACCTGGTTATCCGTTCGCTGCGTGGGAATGTGGGAACACGTCTGGGCAAGCTGGATGCCGGTGAGTACGATGCTATTATTCTCGCCGTTGCGGGGCTGAAACGTCTTGGCCTGGGCGACCGTATCCGCCACGCCATGCCGGCCGAAGAGTCGTTGCCTGCCGTGGGCCAGGGTGCAGTGGGAATTGAATGCCGACTGGACGATGCTCAGGCTATTGCCCTGCTCTCAGCGCTGAATGACGAAGAGACCGCTATTCGCGTTAAAGCGGAGCGGGCGATGAACACGCGCCTGGAAGGTGGCTGTCAGGTTCCTATCGGCAGTTTTGCGCTGCTGCAGGGTGATGAGCTCTGGCTGCGCGGCCTTGTGGGGTCGCCAGATGGCAAAGTGATGGTTCGCGGTGAACGACGTGGCCCGAAGGAAGAAGCTGAGAAAATGGGCATATCTCTGGCTGAAGAGCTGCTGGACAACGGCGCCCGTGAAATCCTTAAAGAAGTCTATCAGGGAAATCCGCCGCAATGAGTATCCTGGTCACCCGCCCCGCCCCGGCTGCCGATGAGCTGGTCAGCCGATTATGCCAGCAGGGGCGGGCGGCCTGGGCGATGCCTTTAATAGAGTTCACGCCAGGCGTGGATCTCGACAAGTTGGCAGATAGCCTTGCCCGCCTGCAGCCGGGTGACCTGGTTTTTATCCTCTCTCAGCACGCTATCCATTACGCGCAGCCAGCAATGTTACGCGCAAAGGCTGCCTGGCCTGACAGCTTGAACTATTATGCTATTGGTCGCACCACCGCGCTGGCACTTCACGCCGCCAGCGGCCTGGAGGTTGTCTGGCCGCATGAGCGTGAGACCAGCGAAGTGCTGATTCAGCTTCCCGCCCTGCAGCAGGTTGCCAACAAACGGGCGATTATTTTACGCGGTAACGGTGGGCGGGAGTTGCTTGCGGAGACCTTGCAAGCTCGTGGCGCTTCTGTAGAGTTTATTGAATGCTATCAACGCTGTGCAAAAATTTACCAGGGCGCGATTGAAGGCCGTCGCTGGCGCGACAGAGAGGTTGATACCCTGGTAGTCACCAGTGGAGAGATGCTGCAACAGCTTTATTCGCTGTTCCCCGAGATCGATCGCGAGGAATGGCTTCTGCACTGCCGACTGGTTGTCGTCAGTGAACGTTTGGCTACCCGCGCCAGGGAACTGGGCTGGCGAGACATCAGGGTGGCCGATGGTGCCGATAACGACGCCTTGCTGCGCGCGTTACGCTAAACTTAAATATGGGATGTGCCACAATGACGGAACAAAAAGATTCCTCCGCCATGGTTGATGAAACCACCCCAGCGGTTGAGACCTCTACACCAGAACCACGCAAGTCGAAAAATAGCGGCACGGCGTTAGGCATTCTGGCGATAGCGATCGCGCTGGCTATTGGCGTGGGACTTTATATAAATGGTAAACACCAGGCTCAACAGCAGGCCGCGGCTAACCAGACGCTGGCTAATCAACTTTCCGATCTGCAACAGCAGGCCGCCAGCGATAAGCAAACGCTGACGCAACAGCTGGCTAAGCAAACCAGCGCGTTAGAGACTGCCCATCAGCAGCAAGCAGCTACCAGCCAGCAGCTGGATGAGCTGAAAGAAAAAGTTGCCACTATCTCCGGCAATGATGCCCACACCTGGCTGCTGGCTCAGGCTGATTACCTGGTGAAACTGGCTGGCCGTAAATTGTGGAGCGATCAGGATGTCACTACCGCTGCGGCTCTGTTAAAAAGCGCCGATGCCAGCCTGGCCGATATGAATGACCCCAGCCTGATCGATGTTCGCCGGGCGTTAACCCAGGATATCAGCGGCCTCTCTGCGGTGAGCCAGGTGGACTATGATGGCATCATCCTGAAGCTGAATCAGCTCTCCAACGGGGTCGACAATCTGCGCCTTGCGGATAACGACAGCGATGACAGCCCAATGGATCAGGACAGCGACGAGCTCTCTTCTTCCCTGCGCGAATGGCGTCAGAATCTGGTCAAGAGCTGGCATAACTTTATGGATGACTTTATTACCATTCGCCGTCGTGATACCACGGCTGAGCCTCTGCTGGCACCGAATCAGGATGTCTACCTGCGTGAAAATATTCGTTCGCGTCTGCTGATCGCTGCTCAGGCTGTTCCGCGTCATCAGGACCAGATTTACAAGCAATCCATCGATACGGTCTCCGCCTGGGTTCGTGCATGGTTCGACACCAACGATCCGGCCACCAAAGCCTTCCTTACTCAGCTCGACGACCTGAGTCAGCAGAGCGTTTCTATGGATGTGCCTGATGCGCTGCAAAGCCAGCCAATGCTGGATAAACTGATGCAGACGCGCGTGCGTAACCTGCTGGCGCAGCCCAGTGCCGGGCAACAGCAGCAGGGAGAATAAGCATGCTTAAAGTGCTGATACTGTTTATTTTACTGATTGCAGGCGTGGTGCTTGGCCCGCTGCTGGCGGGTCATCAGGGCTATGTACTGATCCAGACTGACAGCTGGAATATTGAAACCAGCGTCACCGGGCTGGCAATCATCCTGATCCTGTCACTGATCGTTATCCTGGTCGTTGAATGGATCCTGCGGCGCTTATTACGCACCGGCGTAAAAACACGTGGCTGGTTCAGGGGCCGCAAACGCAGCCGCGCCCGTAAGCAAACCAATGCCGCGCTGGTCAAACTTGCTGAAGGTGATTATCGTCAGGTTGAGAAGTTGCTGTCGCGCAATGCCGATCATGCTGAACAACCCGTCGTAAACTACCTGCTGGCAGCGGAAGCGGCGCAACAGCGTGGCGATGAAACCCGCGCTAACCAACACCTGGAACGCGCAGCCGAGCTGGCCGGAAGCGATCAGCTGCCGGTTGAGATCACCCGCGTACGTGTGCAACTGGCACGTAATGAGGATCACGCGGCGCGTCATGGTGTTGACCGCCTGCTGGAAGTGGCTCCACGCCATCCGGAAGTGCTGCGTCTGGCTGAACAGGCTTATGTCCGTACTCAGGCCTGGAGCGCCCTGCTCGACATTCTCCCGGCGATGGAAAAATCCCAGGTTTCCGATCCGGCGCATCGTCTGGCGCTGCAGCAGGAGGCGTGGCTTGGCCTGATGAATCAGGCAATGGCCGACCAGGGCAGCGAAGGGCTGAAGCGCTGGTGGCAGGCTCAGAGTCGTAAAACGCGTCATGAAACGGCCCTTCAGGTCGCCATGGCGGATCATCTGATCGTCTGTAACGACCATGAGACGGCGCAGGAAATCGTGCTGGATGGTCTGAAGCGCGCTTATGATGAACGTCTGATCCTGCTAATGCCGCGTCTCAAAACCGGTAATCCTGAGCAGCTGGAAAAAGCGCTCCGTCAGCAAATCAAACAGCATGGCGCAACGCCGCTGCTGCACAGCACGCTGGGTCAGCTGTTGATGAAGCATGGCGAGTGGGAACAGGCAGCGGAAGCGTTCAGGGAGGCGCTTAAGCAGCGTCCGGATGCATTTGATTATGCGTGGCTGGCAGATGCGTTAGACCGCCAGCATAAGCCTGAAGAAGCTGCAGAGATGCGCCGTGACGGGTTATTACTGACCCTGAAAAACGCACCTTAAGCTTTGCCGTGCAATCAACCGGGCCTGGCGCCCGGTTTTTTTACGCCTTTTATCCACCCTGCAGATAAAAAAACACCTGCACTAAGGCAGGTGTAAAAATCAGGTCGGTAAGACAATTTGGCTGGTATCCGACTCAACGTAATGTCCCGGACTCCAGTAAGGCCTGAGCGATACTGGCGGTTGGACAACAGATACCGTAAAGGGCTCTGCATCATTCCCGGATTTATGAAGCGTTAACAATCATAAGGAGTGGAATGAGCATCTACAGCGAGATTATTGCACAAAGCGTGCCACAGACCATCAGTTCAGATCATAAATTTTTTATCATTTGATTCTGAAAGGTTTTTATTTTACCAGCGAGGTTTATAAGGGGATGATTCTATCTTTTCCCCCTCAAAAGCGTGGTGAAAGTCTCTGAACAGAGACAGAATTAGCAGCTAAAATACATTTCTATATTTTTCAAAGAGATAAATGTCGCAAAGTAGCGACGGCGTGGTGAGCTTTTTGTTTATCAGTGCGCAGAAAGCAAAAAACCCCGCCGAAGCGGGGTTTTTCAATGTTGGTCGGCGAGAGAGGATTCGAACCT belongs to Erwinia pyri and includes:
- the yigB gene encoding 5-amino-6-(5-phospho-D-ribitylamino)uracil phosphatase YigB — encoded protein: MHFYRPLRPVAAMTFDLDDTLYDNHPVILRTTKESHAFLQSYHPALNEFSVEHYQQLRDSLREQEPEIYHDVSEWRRRAVELVMLKAGLTAREADEGSRAVMANFAHWRSKIEVPEETHVTLAALAERIPLVAITNGNAEPHLFGLDKYFKFILRAGPDGRAKPYEDMYHAAAEKLNLPLKSILHVGDDLTTDVAGSVRCGMQACWINLHNGNLRHIADARLLPTLEISQLASLTALI
- the xerC gene encoding tyrosine recombinase XerC; the encoded protein is MSSDSPLLPAVEGFLRYLKVERQLSPLTQTNYQRQLSACIALLGEMNLSAWDKLDAAQVRSLAAKSRRGGLKPASLALRLSALRSFLDWQISQGVLKANPAKGVATPRAPRHLPKNIDVDEVSRLLDIDLNDPLAVRDRAMLEIMYGAGLRLSELVGIDTGHLDLASGEVWVVGKGSKERRLPIGRTAVQWMEHWLAMRELFAPEDQAVFLSKQGKRMSARNVQKRFAEWGVKQGVSSHIHPHKLRHSFATHMLESSGDLRAVQELLGHANLTTTQIYTHLDFQHLASVYDAAHPRAKRGKS
- a CDS encoding DUF484 domain-containing protein, which codes for MKNVGEQQAIGELLDDRAVSDFLLQNPDFFIRNARQVEQMLVPHPVRGTVSLVEWQLARQRNHITQLEEEITLLMEQASANQQLFARLLSLQARLASADSLHDMLNRLHRWARELGLAGANVRLFSEKWRIGAPSDFTQLALSRPAFEAVRIQRLGKQQHYLGNLNGPELLLLLPQAKAIGSVAMSLMGEQGDLGVLIFSSRDSQHYQSGMGTVLLQHLSLMLPELLTRWIERA
- the dapF gene encoding diaminopimelate epimerase, which gives rise to MQFSKMHGLGNDFMVVDAVTQNVYFSPELIRRLADRHLGIGFDQLLIVEPPYDPDLDFHYRIFNADGSEVAQCGNGARCFARFVRLKGLTNKSDIRVSTQTGRMVLSVTQDELVCVNMGEPNFEPQQVPFRANKAENLYLMRAAEQTIMCGVVSMGNPHCVLTVENVKTAVVESLGPVLESHERFPERVNVGFMEIVSREHIRLRVYERGAGETQACGSGACAAVAVGIQQALLAEKVRVDLPGGSLNIAWKGPGHPLYMTGPATHVYDGFIHL
- the lptM gene encoding LPS translocon maturation chaperone LptM, yielding MNKMICRMALVLAVASLAGCGLKGPLYFPPQEQPKQQTTDSSDQASSTDRSSVESTSTDQNSGTASGTSTNQSSATISSQNGTESGTSTTEAETPSAQ
- a CDS encoding class I adenylate cyclase; translated protein: MYLYIETLKQRLDAINQLRVDRALAAMGPSFQQVYSLLPTLLHYHHPLMPGYLEGNVPHGISFYTPDESQSDYLTDLEQKSGYFAATPPQGELPITGVYSMGSTSSVGQNLTSDLDIWVCHQSWLDNEERLALQKKCILLQKWCAAMGVEASFFLIDENRFRHNESGSLGGEDCGSTQHILLLDEFYRTAVRLAGKRILWNMVPGEEEEHYDDYVMSLYQKGVLTPNEWLDLGGLDTLSAEEYFGASLWQLYKSIDSPYKAVLKTLLLEAYSWEYPSTKLLAMDIKQRLHDGEIVSYGLDPYCMMLERVTHYLTSIDDHARLDLVRRCFYLKVCEKLSVETENSGWRREILNQLVTEWGWDAERLTILDSRADWKIGRVREAHNELLDAMMQSYRNLIRFARRNNLSVSASPQDIGVLTRKLYAAFEALPGKVTLVNPQISPDLSESHLTFIHVPHGRANRAGWYLYNQSPDMQSIISHQPLEYNRYLNKLVAWAWFNGLLTSKTHLHIKGNETCDLARLQELVADVSHHFPLRVPSPTPKALYSPCEIRHLAIIVNLEYDPTAAFRNQVVHFDFRKLDVFSFGQQQQCLIGSIDLLYRNSWNEVRTLHFNGEQAMIEGLKTILGKMHQDAAPPDSVEVFCYSQHLRGLIRTRVQQLVSECIELRLSSTRQEPGRFKAVRVAGQTWGLFFERLSVSVQKLENAVEFYGAISNNKLHGLSIKVETDQSRLPAVVNGYASEGLIQFFFEDTKDDRGFNIYILDETNRVEIYHHCEGSKEELVRDVSRFYSSSHDRFTYGSSFINFNLPQFYQIVNVDNRFQVIPFRSQTLAQLCATVPDYDANGDYAQRYQMH
- the hemC gene encoding hydroxymethylbilane synthase — encoded protein: MLDKILRIATRQSPLALWQAHYVQQRLMACHPGLRVELVPMVTKGDVILDTPLAKVGGKGLFVKELEQAMLSDRADIAVHSMKDVPIEFPEGLGLVTICEREDPLDAFVSNQFDSVDALPQGAVVGTSSLRRQCQLSARRPDLVIRSLRGNVGTRLGKLDAGEYDAIILAVAGLKRLGLGDRIRHAMPAEESLPAVGQGAVGIECRLDDAQAIALLSALNDEETAIRVKAERAMNTRLEGGCQVPIGSFALLQGDELWLRGLVGSPDGKVMVRGERRGPKEEAEKMGISLAEELLDNGAREILKEVYQGNPPQ
- the hemD gene encoding uroporphyrinogen-III synthase, whose amino-acid sequence is MSILVTRPAPAADELVSRLCQQGRAAWAMPLIEFTPGVDLDKLADSLARLQPGDLVFILSQHAIHYAQPAMLRAKAAWPDSLNYYAIGRTTALALHAASGLEVVWPHERETSEVLIQLPALQQVANKRAIILRGNGGRELLAETLQARGASVEFIECYQRCAKIYQGAIEGRRWRDREVDTLVVTSGEMLQQLYSLFPEIDREEWLLHCRLVVVSERLATRARELGWRDIRVADGADNDALLRALR
- the hemX gene encoding uroporphyrinogen-III C-methyltransferase, with product MTEQKDSSAMVDETTPAVETSTPEPRKSKNSGTALGILAIAIALAIGVGLYINGKHQAQQQAAANQTLANQLSDLQQQAASDKQTLTQQLAKQTSALETAHQQQAATSQQLDELKEKVATISGNDAHTWLLAQADYLVKLAGRKLWSDQDVTTAAALLKSADASLADMNDPSLIDVRRALTQDISGLSAVSQVDYDGIILKLNQLSNGVDNLRLADNDSDDSPMDQDSDELSSSLREWRQNLVKSWHNFMDDFITIRRRDTTAEPLLAPNQDVYLRENIRSRLLIAAQAVPRHQDQIYKQSIDTVSAWVRAWFDTNDPATKAFLTQLDDLSQQSVSMDVPDALQSQPMLDKLMQTRVRNLLAQPSAGQQQQGE
- the hemY gene encoding protoheme IX biogenesis protein HemY, which produces MLKVLILFILLIAGVVLGPLLAGHQGYVLIQTDSWNIETSVTGLAIILILSLIVILVVEWILRRLLRTGVKTRGWFRGRKRSRARKQTNAALVKLAEGDYRQVEKLLSRNADHAEQPVVNYLLAAEAAQQRGDETRANQHLERAAELAGSDQLPVEITRVRVQLARNEDHAARHGVDRLLEVAPRHPEVLRLAEQAYVRTQAWSALLDILPAMEKSQVSDPAHRLALQQEAWLGLMNQAMADQGSEGLKRWWQAQSRKTRHETALQVAMADHLIVCNDHETAQEIVLDGLKRAYDERLILLMPRLKTGNPEQLEKALRQQIKQHGATPLLHSTLGQLLMKHGEWEQAAEAFREALKQRPDAFDYAWLADALDRQHKPEEAAEMRRDGLLLTLKNAP